The Fictibacillus arsenicus genome contains a region encoding:
- a CDS encoding NAD-dependent succinate-semialdehyde dehydrogenase, producing the protein MEKLLYINGSWTGNSLEKIEVFNPANGEVVGTVPSCGKEETDAAIDAAHDAFAGWAKLTAYERAEYLMKLHDLMLEEKEDIAELMTLEMGKPLKESVGEVIYAASFIKWYAEEGKRVYGRTIPSSAGNKRMQVLRQPVGVVAAITPWNFPAAMITRKLGPALAAGCTFIVKPPKETPLTAIKLVELADKAGFPKGVINLVTGSSSIIGKAIMDSEKVRKVTFTGSTEIGKKLIEQSAATVKNVSMELGGHAPAVVLDDADLKKAVAGIVASKFRNAGQTCICINRVYVQENVYDEFVELVAAEAKKLKVGNGLEEGTDIGPIINKDGYEKISEHVENAVAGGAECVTGGKGRAENGAYYYEPTVLKNVTQDMLIMNEETFGPVIPIHKINSLEEGIRLANTSPFGLAAYVYTENMSKGTQIVEGLDYGIIGWNDGVPSAAQAPFGGMKESGLGREGGVEGMEAYLETKYVSFVL; encoded by the coding sequence ATGGAAAAGCTGCTTTATATTAACGGTTCATGGACAGGAAACTCTCTTGAAAAAATAGAGGTATTTAACCCTGCTAATGGCGAGGTTGTCGGTACTGTGCCATCTTGCGGAAAAGAAGAGACGGATGCGGCAATAGATGCAGCTCATGACGCTTTTGCAGGATGGGCTAAACTGACTGCCTATGAGCGCGCTGAATACCTCATGAAACTGCATGATTTGATGTTAGAAGAAAAAGAAGACATCGCTGAACTAATGACGTTAGAAATGGGAAAACCGTTAAAGGAATCTGTAGGTGAAGTGATATATGCAGCTTCTTTTATCAAGTGGTACGCTGAGGAAGGTAAACGTGTTTACGGCCGAACGATCCCTTCAAGTGCTGGAAATAAAAGAATGCAAGTATTGCGTCAGCCAGTTGGGGTAGTAGCAGCGATCACACCATGGAACTTCCCGGCTGCCATGATCACGAGAAAGCTTGGTCCGGCTCTTGCAGCTGGCTGCACATTTATCGTGAAGCCGCCAAAGGAAACACCTCTAACAGCTATAAAACTAGTAGAACTCGCAGATAAAGCAGGCTTTCCAAAAGGAGTTATCAACCTTGTAACAGGTTCGTCTTCTATTATTGGGAAAGCGATCATGGATTCTGAAAAAGTAAGAAAAGTAACATTCACGGGTTCAACTGAAATCGGGAAAAAGCTGATCGAACAGAGCGCGGCGACGGTTAAAAATGTATCGATGGAATTAGGCGGACACGCACCTGCGGTCGTCCTTGATGATGCTGATCTTAAAAAGGCAGTAGCAGGAATCGTAGCTTCGAAATTTCGTAATGCAGGTCAAACATGTATCTGTATCAATAGAGTCTATGTACAGGAAAACGTGTACGATGAGTTTGTAGAACTCGTTGCCGCTGAAGCGAAAAAGCTAAAAGTTGGAAACGGACTTGAAGAAGGTACGGATATCGGACCGATCATTAATAAAGACGGATACGAAAAAATATCTGAGCATGTAGAAAACGCTGTTGCAGGCGGAGCAGAATGTGTAACGGGCGGAAAAGGAAGAGCAGAGAACGGTGCGTATTATTACGAACCGACGGTGTTGAAAAACGTAACACAAGATATGCTCATTATGAATGAAGAAACGTTCGGACCGGTTATTCCAATTCATAAAATCAATTCGCTTGAAGAAGGGATTCGGCTCGCTAACACAAGTCCATTTGGCTTAGCAGCATATGTGTACACGGAAAACATGTCAAAAGGAACTCAAATCGTAGAAGGATTAGACTATGGAATCATCGGCTGGAATGATGGAGTACCATCAGCAGCTCAAGCACCATTTGGCGGCATGAAAGAAAGCGGTCTTGGACGTGAAGGCGGAGTCGAAGGAATGGAAGCTTATCTTGAAACGAAATATGTGAGTTTTGTCCTATAA
- a CDS encoding ornithine--oxo-acid transaminase yields the protein MKQTQTKNTETVISKTEQYGAQNYHPLPIVISKAEGVWVTDPEGNRYMDMLSAYSAVNQGHRHPKIIQALKDQADRVTLTSRAFHNDQLGDFYEKVSSLTKKDMVLPMNTGAEAVETAIKAVRRWAYDVKGVADNQAEIIVCEGNFHGRTMTAVSMSSDPDYQRGFGPMLPGIKVIPYGDLEALKAAITPNTAAFILEPIQGEAGIVIPREGFLKEALEVCKSENVLFVADEIQSGLGRSGKMFACDWEEIEPDMYILGKALGGGVMPISCVAANREILGVFNPGSHGSTFGGNPLSCAVSVASLEVLVEENLVERSLKLGEYFLGELKKIDNPAIKEVRGKGLFIGVELNEPARSYCEKLKEQGLLCKETHENVIRFAPPLIISEEDLDWAIERIKNVLSV from the coding sequence ATGAAACAGACACAGACAAAGAATACGGAAACTGTTATTTCTAAAACGGAGCAGTATGGTGCACAAAACTATCATCCGCTGCCGATCGTCATTTCAAAAGCTGAAGGTGTATGGGTAACAGATCCTGAAGGAAACCGTTACATGGATATGCTTAGTGCATACTCCGCGGTAAACCAAGGACACCGCCACCCTAAAATCATCCAGGCGCTTAAAGATCAAGCAGACAGAGTAACACTGACTTCACGTGCGTTCCACAACGATCAGCTAGGCGATTTTTATGAAAAAGTTTCTAGCCTGACGAAAAAAGACATGGTACTTCCTATGAACACTGGTGCTGAAGCTGTTGAAACAGCAATCAAAGCTGTACGCCGCTGGGCATATGATGTGAAAGGTGTTGCTGATAACCAAGCAGAAATCATCGTTTGCGAAGGAAACTTCCATGGACGTACGATGACAGCCGTATCCATGAGCTCTGATCCAGATTATCAGCGCGGATTCGGCCCTATGCTTCCTGGAATCAAAGTAATTCCTTACGGCGATTTGGAAGCATTGAAGGCTGCTATTACTCCAAACACTGCAGCATTCATCTTAGAACCGATTCAAGGTGAAGCTGGAATCGTTATCCCGCGTGAAGGCTTCTTAAAGGAAGCTCTAGAAGTGTGTAAATCTGAGAATGTTCTTTTTGTAGCAGATGAAATCCAATCAGGACTTGGCCGTTCTGGTAAAATGTTCGCTTGTGACTGGGAAGAAATTGAGCCAGACATGTACATCCTAGGAAAAGCACTAGGCGGAGGCGTTATGCCGATTTCTTGTGTGGCAGCTAACCGCGAAATCCTTGGTGTATTCAATCCTGGATCTCACGGATCAACATTTGGAGGAAACCCGCTTTCTTGCGCAGTTTCTGTAGCTTCTCTTGAAGTACTAGTTGAGGAGAACTTGGTTGAGCGTTCGCTGAAGCTTGGTGAGTACTTCTTGGGTGAGTTGAAGAAGATTGATAATCCAGCGATCAAAGAAGTTCGCGGAAAAGGATTATTTATAGGAGTTGAGCTGAACGAACCTGCTCGTTCTTATTGTGAAAAATTAAAAGAACAAGGCTTATTATGTAAGGAAACACATGAAAACGTAATCCGCTTTGCACCGCCGCTGATCATCTCTGAAGAAGACTTAGATTGGGCGATTGAGCGCATAAAAAACGTACTTTCTGTTTAA
- a CDS encoding SDR family oxidoreductase, producing the protein MDLGLRGKNVLVLASSKGLGKACALQFAREGANVMLTSRDEQQLSQTAEEIKSETGSAVHYKKCDITQRNEIDELVAETVEKLGSIDVLVNNAGGPPAGNFNDFEDEHWQGAFELTLLSLVRTVRAVTPNMRKNGGGRIVNIASSSFKQPIDGLILSNTFRTAINGLSKSLSQELGKDGILINTIGPGRIGTDRVGELDQMAAEKKGVSAEEVKASMESGIPLGRYGEPEEFAKMVVFLCSGANTYVTGQSLLIDGGMVKAL; encoded by the coding sequence GTGGATTTAGGATTAAGAGGTAAAAATGTACTAGTCCTTGCTTCAAGTAAAGGACTCGGAAAAGCCTGTGCACTGCAGTTTGCCAGAGAAGGCGCAAACGTCATGCTCACAAGCAGGGATGAACAGCAGTTATCACAAACAGCTGAGGAAATAAAAAGCGAGACGGGATCAGCCGTACATTATAAAAAGTGTGATATCACACAGCGGAATGAGATCGATGAACTCGTAGCAGAAACAGTAGAGAAGCTCGGAAGCATCGATGTTTTGGTAAACAATGCAGGAGGTCCGCCAGCTGGAAACTTTAATGACTTTGAAGATGAACACTGGCAGGGAGCATTTGAACTGACACTCTTGAGTCTAGTGCGGACGGTTCGTGCGGTCACACCTAATATGAGAAAGAATGGCGGCGGACGCATTGTAAATATCGCATCATCCTCATTCAAACAGCCGATCGATGGTCTGATTTTATCTAACACGTTCCGTACAGCCATTAATGGTTTATCGAAGAGTCTTTCACAAGAGCTTGGAAAAGACGGTATCCTGATCAATACGATTGGTCCAGGGCGAATCGGAACAGACCGTGTAGGTGAACTGGATCAGATGGCTGCAGAGAAGAAGGGTGTCTCTGCAGAAGAAGTGAAAGCATCGATGGAGAGCGGCATTCCGCTCGGCCGCTACGGTGAGCCTGAAGAGTTTGCAAAGATGGTTGTGTTCTTGTGCTCTGGCGCTAACACGTACGTTACAGGTCAGTCATTGCTCATTGATGGAGGAATGGTTAAAGCGTTATAA
- a CDS encoding fumarylacetoacetate hydrolase family protein, whose translation MKFVSAVQKGDSFIGVVKNDAVVNVSALAASVGKEIPGTLLEAIEQGEEFTSTVHDLVNQVKAADFTYTLEEVQLLAPIPRPSKNVFCIGKNYRDHAIEMGSEADIPKNIMVFSKAPTAVIGHGEGILSHSKVTDQLDYEGELAVVIGKTGTGITKEEAMDYVFGYTIINDITARDLQQKHKQFLLGKSLDGTCPMGPWIVHHSEIPNPESLMIETKVNGEVRQKGNTSDFIFDIRTTIAELSKGMTLEAGDIIATGTPAGVGKGMKPPVFLKAGDTIEITIEGIGTLRNEIVE comes from the coding sequence ATGAAATTTGTTTCTGCAGTTCAAAAGGGTGATTCATTTATAGGAGTGGTGAAGAATGATGCAGTAGTGAATGTATCAGCTCTGGCAGCTTCAGTGGGAAAAGAGATACCCGGTACATTATTAGAAGCGATTGAGCAAGGAGAGGAATTCACTTCAACTGTTCATGATCTTGTAAATCAAGTAAAAGCAGCTGATTTTACATACACATTGGAAGAGGTTCAGTTATTAGCGCCAATTCCGCGTCCTTCGAAAAATGTTTTTTGTATCGGTAAAAATTATCGTGACCACGCAATAGAAATGGGGAGCGAAGCAGATATTCCAAAAAACATCATGGTTTTTTCAAAAGCTCCAACAGCAGTTATTGGGCATGGTGAGGGAATTCTGAGCCACTCGAAGGTTACTGATCAATTGGATTACGAAGGAGAACTAGCCGTTGTTATCGGCAAAACGGGAACAGGGATTACTAAGGAAGAGGCAATGGATTACGTATTTGGCTACACAATTATCAATGACATCACAGCACGTGATCTGCAGCAGAAGCATAAGCAATTTTTACTCGGGAAAAGCTTAGACGGTACTTGTCCGATGGGTCCTTGGATCGTCCATCATTCTGAAATCCCGAATCCAGAGAGTCTTATGATTGAAACGAAAGTAAATGGGGAAGTGCGTCAGAAAGGAAATACATCTGATTTTATTTTTGACATACGGACTACGATCGCTGAACTTTCGAAAGGCATGACGCTTGAAGCAGGAGACATTATTGCGACAGGTACGCCAGCCGGAGTAGGGAAAGGGATGAAGCCGCCTGTTTTTCTAAAAGCCGGAGATACGATTGAAATCACAATAGAAGGAATCGGGACACTTCGTAATGAAATAGTAGAATGA
- a CDS encoding efflux RND transporter periplasmic adaptor subunit — translation MNRLKWVAAGIIIVLLLVMNLLIFDKKESAAIEAPRLETTLSKERDFSKKHEVTGIAYSKNTFDVYRNDSLGSIKEIMVNSGDTVSSGQTLVTYENNEIEKELRTLKREKEAADVRADHYSSQISEWESELSSFDEEKDSAEAKVRLQEQLSNAELQEELAENESSVLTDEISDLEDRLDALSVKSPADGVVSEVNGIQDQKPVLTIVGQGNFELKAEVKQEIAGFVKTGDSVQIDSPDQKKKLNGTVQTVLPSEEDQTFTLTVLVEDEAAWVEGQTAKIIVSEKLAEKAISVPKKAVLKDDGIKYVLIIVKDKLYKMKVETGIEQNGFVQIKRGLKKDQAAVLNPSPVFVSGQPVFKK, via the coding sequence ATGAATAGATTGAAATGGGTAGCGGCTGGCATAATAATTGTTCTCCTGCTTGTGATGAATTTATTAATATTTGATAAAAAGGAGTCTGCAGCAATTGAAGCGCCAAGACTTGAAACCACACTCTCCAAAGAAAGAGATTTTTCAAAAAAGCACGAAGTAACAGGAATCGCATATTCCAAAAACACGTTTGATGTTTATCGGAATGACTCATTAGGATCCATAAAAGAAATAATGGTGAACTCTGGGGATACGGTTTCTTCTGGTCAAACACTTGTTACATACGAAAATAACGAGATTGAAAAAGAACTTCGAACGTTAAAAAGAGAAAAAGAAGCGGCAGATGTGCGTGCCGATCATTATTCTAGCCAGATAAGCGAGTGGGAAAGTGAACTTTCAAGCTTTGACGAAGAGAAAGACAGTGCTGAGGCGAAAGTCAGACTTCAGGAGCAATTGAGCAATGCTGAACTTCAAGAAGAGCTTGCAGAAAATGAAAGCTCAGTATTAACTGATGAGATAAGCGATTTAGAAGATCGTCTTGATGCTCTTTCTGTAAAAAGTCCTGCAGATGGCGTAGTTTCAGAAGTTAATGGAATTCAAGATCAAAAACCCGTTTTGACAATTGTTGGACAAGGGAATTTTGAATTAAAGGCTGAAGTCAAACAAGAGATTGCTGGTTTCGTTAAAACCGGGGATTCAGTCCAGATCGATTCACCAGATCAAAAGAAGAAACTTAACGGAACGGTTCAAACTGTTCTGCCATCAGAAGAGGATCAGACTTTTACTTTGACTGTTCTTGTAGAGGATGAAGCCGCTTGGGTAGAAGGGCAGACTGCGAAAATCATCGTATCTGAAAAATTAGCTGAAAAAGCAATAAGTGTTCCAAAGAAAGCTGTCTTAAAAGATGATGGTATTAAGTATGTTCTTATTATCGTGAAAGATAAGCTGTATAAGATGAAAGTTGAGACAGGGATTGAGCAAAACGGTTTCGTTCAGATAAAGAGAGGTCTTAAAAAGGACCAGGCTGCCGTATTGAATCCTTCACCAGTATTTGTTTCAGGGCAGCCGGTGTTTAAAAAATAG
- a CDS encoding spore germination protein encodes MTFFKKPKKLKPEKENPKPQDSSQENNSEENQSPAVQNLSLDELLTKVKEPFSITEDLMTHSVELPSDNSRIVLLFIESIIDKQLVQSMILNPLFETAREINFESFKQMASIDLKKQTDFNQVQELLLQSNTLIFTEDTSCFYSMTTPVKTQRDITEPDNEAIIRGAHEGFIENLSTNLALIRKRLKTPKLTIKYLQVGKETHTTIALAYVDNIADPEHVKEVERRIKSIEADAVYTPGNIEESIEDKPFSFFPQMLSTERPDRVAANLMEGRVALIYDTSPTAHVMPVNFFTFYQSVDDYNKRWHIGSFFRFVRIMGFFIALGLPAVYIAIVSFHFEVIPFGLILLIKSSLEDIPYPPLFEALLMELTIELIREASIRLPTRIGSTIAIVGGLVIGDAVVKAGLVSNLMIIVVAITAIAAYIVPSNEMSAAVRILRFPFMVAAATLGFLGIVFGFLILIFHLCRLYTFGSPYFAPIAPLNLADLKDSFIRAPFWKQNTRPKDVNAQKTDNSNHTRKWDKS; translated from the coding sequence ATGACTTTTTTTAAGAAACCTAAAAAGCTTAAGCCAGAAAAAGAAAATCCAAAGCCACAGGATTCTTCTCAAGAAAACAACTCGGAGGAAAACCAATCTCCTGCAGTACAAAATTTAAGTTTAGATGAACTTCTAACTAAGGTTAAAGAGCCTTTTTCAATAACCGAAGATCTTATGACACATTCAGTTGAGCTTCCATCAGATAATAGCCGGATTGTTCTTCTGTTTATTGAATCTATTATCGATAAACAGCTTGTGCAAAGCATGATATTGAATCCCTTGTTTGAGACGGCTCGGGAGATTAACTTTGAGTCTTTTAAACAAATGGCGAGCATCGATTTAAAGAAACAAACCGATTTTAATCAGGTTCAAGAACTGCTTCTGCAATCGAACACGCTTATTTTTACTGAAGATACTTCATGCTTTTACTCTATGACGACACCTGTGAAAACACAGAGAGATATAACGGAACCAGACAATGAAGCGATAATCCGTGGCGCCCATGAAGGTTTCATAGAAAACCTGTCTACAAATCTGGCACTGATTAGGAAAAGATTAAAGACGCCAAAACTGACGATAAAGTACCTTCAAGTCGGCAAAGAAACCCATACAACAATAGCATTAGCTTATGTTGATAATATTGCAGACCCTGAACATGTAAAAGAAGTCGAGAGAAGAATTAAGTCCATTGAAGCGGATGCGGTTTACACACCCGGAAATATTGAGGAAAGTATTGAAGATAAGCCATTTAGTTTTTTTCCGCAAATGCTCAGTACTGAACGTCCTGACCGCGTGGCAGCAAACTTGATGGAAGGCCGAGTAGCTCTCATTTACGATACATCACCAACAGCACATGTTATGCCAGTTAACTTTTTTACGTTTTATCAATCTGTTGATGATTACAATAAAAGGTGGCATATCGGTTCCTTCTTCCGATTTGTACGTATTATGGGGTTTTTTATAGCGTTGGGACTGCCTGCTGTTTACATAGCGATCGTTTCATTCCATTTTGAAGTCATTCCATTTGGTCTCATTTTGCTAATAAAAAGTTCACTTGAGGATATACCTTATCCGCCTTTGTTTGAGGCTTTGCTGATGGAGCTCACGATTGAATTAATCCGGGAAGCTTCAATAAGGCTTCCTACTAGAATCGGTTCCACAATCGCGATTGTAGGAGGATTGGTAATCGGAGATGCTGTTGTAAAAGCAGGTCTTGTATCAAATTTAATGATCATTGTCGTGGCTATTACAGCGATTGCGGCTTACATTGTTCCTTCAAATGAGATGAGTGCTGCTGTGCGTATTTTGCGATTTCCGTTCATGGTAGCCGCTGCGACTTTAGGATTTTTAGGGATTGTTTTCGGATTTCTGATTTTAATTTTCCATTTATGCAGGCTGTATACGTTTGGATCTCCATATTTCGCACCAATAGCACCACTTAATCTGGCAGATTTGAAGGATTCGTTTATACGAGCCCCGTTTTGGAAACAGAACACACGGCCTAAAGACGTGAATGCACAAAAAACAGATAATTCTAACCATACTCGAAAGTGGGATAAATCATGA
- a CDS encoding B12-binding domain-containing radical SAM protein, translating to MKTVLSTLNAKYIHTCLALRYLKAYSEPEFPVTIREFTIKDPSLNIVTDLYSQQPDVLGFSCYIWNIEETIKVIQMFKKIKPETKIVLGGPEVSYDVAYWLDRIPEVDFIVVNEGEETFKQLLGQIQNNGSFDTVAGLAYRKDGKPKINGPREKLDLKTVPSPFRFEEDVESLSKRITYFETSRGCPYSCAFCLSSIEVGVRYFNPDLVKEDLIFLMDNGAKIIKFVDRTFNIRRDYALEMFSFLIENRRPGVVFQFEITADIMRPEVIDYLNEHAPKGLFRFEIGVQSTNDAVNELVQRRQNFEKLTRTVTTVRDGGKIVQHLDLIAGLPEEDYNSFRKTFNDVFAFGIEEVQLGFLKMLRGTKLRLTAEKHDYIYMDHSPYEILGNNVLTFDEIIRIKQVEDVLEKYWNDHRMDHTVTYLINHVFESPFDFFQEFGTYWESRGWSRIGHQLEDLFKRLIAFLKESAPHALPAAESLMKLDYLERQQFKPRKPWWENTQNKEETSKVLSFLAQTPEVIEGFPALSEKDIYKHAFVTETAINPLADQIKHHPEKSYFLIALFDPKQQNTQIFTAPKSLIHAKRDA from the coding sequence ATGAAAACTGTACTAAGTACGTTAAATGCAAAATATATACACACTTGTCTTGCTTTAAGATATTTAAAAGCATACAGCGAACCTGAATTTCCTGTAACGATTCGCGAATTCACGATAAAAGACCCGTCACTGAATATCGTGACTGACCTTTACAGCCAGCAGCCAGATGTCCTTGGTTTCAGCTGTTATATCTGGAACATTGAAGAGACGATCAAGGTTATCCAGATGTTTAAGAAGATCAAGCCTGAAACGAAGATCGTACTCGGCGGTCCCGAGGTTTCCTACGATGTCGCTTATTGGCTGGACCGTATTCCAGAAGTAGATTTTATCGTTGTGAATGAAGGCGAAGAAACTTTTAAGCAATTGCTTGGCCAGATTCAGAATAACGGTTCGTTTGATACTGTCGCTGGTCTTGCATATAGAAAAGACGGCAAACCGAAAATCAATGGACCACGTGAAAAGCTGGATCTAAAAACAGTCCCATCCCCATTTCGGTTTGAGGAAGACGTAGAATCTCTTTCTAAACGCATCACCTATTTTGAGACAAGCCGAGGTTGTCCTTATTCATGTGCATTTTGCTTATCTTCAATCGAAGTAGGTGTCCGTTATTTTAATCCTGATCTTGTTAAAGAAGATTTGATCTTTTTAATGGATAACGGAGCGAAGATTATTAAGTTCGTAGATAGAACGTTCAATATTCGCCGTGATTACGCGCTTGAAATGTTCTCCTTCTTAATCGAGAATCGCCGACCTGGAGTGGTGTTCCAGTTTGAGATCACGGCCGATATTATGAGACCTGAAGTTATTGATTATCTAAATGAGCATGCTCCAAAAGGGTTGTTCCGATTTGAGATTGGAGTTCAATCAACAAATGATGCTGTAAACGAACTCGTTCAGCGCAGACAAAATTTCGAGAAGCTTACCCGTACAGTTACAACAGTGCGTGACGGCGGAAAGATTGTTCAGCACTTAGATTTAATAGCTGGATTACCTGAAGAAGACTATAACTCGTTCCGTAAAACATTTAACGATGTTTTTGCTTTTGGAATTGAGGAAGTTCAGTTAGGATTTTTGAAGATGCTGCGCGGTACTAAGCTTCGTCTGACAGCTGAAAAGCATGATTACATCTATATGGATCATTCTCCATATGAAATTTTAGGGAACAATGTTCTGACGTTTGACGAAATCATCCGCATTAAGCAAGTAGAGGACGTATTGGAGAAATACTGGAACGATCATCGAATGGATCACACAGTAACATATCTGATCAACCATGTGTTTGAATCGCCGTTTGACTTTTTCCAGGAGTTCGGAACGTATTGGGAGTCAAGAGGGTGGTCCAGAATCGGTCATCAGCTTGAAGATTTATTTAAACGATTGATCGCATTCTTAAAAGAATCTGCACCACACGCTTTGCCTGCAGCTGAAAGCCTGATGAAGCTTGACTATTTAGAGCGTCAGCAGTTTAAGCCTCGTAAGCCATGGTGGGAAAATACACAAAACAAAGAAGAAACATCTAAGGTCTTATCATTCCTTGCACAGACACCTGAAGTAATTGAAGGTTTCCCGGCACTTTCTGAAAAAGATATTTATAAGCATGCCTTTGTTACAGAAACTGCAATCAATCCATTAGCAGATCAAATTAAACATCATCCAGAAAAATCATATTTTCTAATTGCTTTGTTTGACCCGAAACAGCAAAACACGCAGATTTTTACTGCACCAAAATCACTTATACATGCAAAAAGGGACGCGTAA
- a CDS encoding YisL family protein produces the protein MIHAHVTSWFLALILFFVTYMLYKKNAGKKSKIFHMILRVLYLAILATGGHMLAGYLTDPGIVNNGPIIIKGVLGLVMIGLMEIILVQRKRGEGRLMNWVFFWVSLVLVLFYGYIVLG, from the coding sequence ATGATTCATGCACATGTTACATCTTGGTTTCTGGCTCTCATTTTGTTTTTTGTAACGTATATGCTATACAAAAAAAATGCCGGAAAAAAATCTAAAATTTTTCATATGATCCTGCGAGTTTTGTATTTAGCCATACTTGCAACAGGTGGGCACATGCTTGCTGGCTACCTTACAGACCCTGGAATTGTAAATAATGGTCCTATTATTATTAAAGGTGTTCTAGGGCTAGTTATGATCGGATTGATGGAAATCATCCTTGTTCAAAGAAAACGCGGTGAAGGCCGTTTAATGAACTGGGTGTTTTTCTGGGTATCACTTGTTTTAGTATTATTCTATGGTTATATCGTGCTTGGATAA